DNA from Cyprinus carpio isolate SPL01 chromosome B3, ASM1834038v1, whole genome shotgun sequence:
acacacagaaGAGACAGGCACAGATTTGCCAGTCAATTCCTGCCACAAAACCTGACGTTTTAAAGGGTTACGTTACAATAATCTTACCCTGTTGGGCATCATCACCAGTTGCTGAGCTTTGCTGATTGATCCCGACTCTAATTTTCCCAATATCACAGTGCCCATATCCTGCAAAAACACCAGAAGCattttttaaagtgccccattatggatttttgaaaattgactttcatgcagtgtgtaccacagctctaagtgaatgaaaacatcctgcaaagttttaaatctgaaagtgcaccatgtataaagttactgtatttcaaaagaaagagtcgactctgagtcatgaaaacgagtcatttttaaaacgaatcttTAGGTGTTTCAAGGTGACGTCAAaatgaaatattagcatatttatgctCGCCCACTTGTTGTGCACACAAACCCAGAAAAACCTCCCCTCCCTCAAACACTGTAGCGGATTCCTGTGGAGAAGACCTGCTTGGGTACTGTTAGGGTGTGTCAAAAACACTCCCAACTAATTTTCTTCTTCAACTTCAAAATCAACCTACATCGCTGCAGAAGCAcggacccagtgtttacaaagtgaacatgcaaGGAGGGTCAAACACccttacccaaaaaaaaaaaaaaaagtaaaacaacgaTGTAGGAAAATGTAGGATGATTTTGAAAATTGGAGAAGTGTTTCACCTGTCTTGAACCGTTGTACACAGAGTATGCATGCGCCTCGCAGAGCTAGACAAAATGAGCACTTGTGTTTAAAAAGTGTATAgtgcagtagaccaatcacaactgactgggtcatcagaccaatcaccgcaATTTAGCGTCATGCAatggaggggtttggaaaaattagcCGTTGagcaatgaaagtgtttttttgaccttgtatGCATGTCAACCCTTTTGTTgtggactcccaaaaccaaaatatgaacctttcattacccataataggggtactttaaacaaaaccatataaagattttctaaataaaacatctaaataaaggAAAGTCATGCATGACATATGATGAACTTCAAAGTATTCATACAGTTCAAGAAAACAAGGgggaaatatataatatatatatatatatatatatatatatatatataaaatttcattttttttcctcctcctctccactCTACATACCTTGTATTTGTCTACTATGGGTAACCTGACTGGTCCATCACTTGATCTGTTGAAGTTTGGCAAACTGTCCAGATGTGGAATGAATGGTAACCCTCTGTCCAAAATACACAATAGTGACACACATTATTCATGtacttttatgatatttaaagCAGTGGAACTCAACCAGGGGCCCCCGGAAAATCAGGACATCTTAGCCATGTTCTAGGGGGTCCCCAGTAAGTACCATAAAGCCTATGGTAATAgtactaaatttaaatattacaaaggaGAAAGTACAATAATAAACTGACATCATATTTTTGAGCTTATTAATTCTTATTACAGAAGCACAAGAGGTATATTCCAGCTAAGAAGGGATggcttggagtcaaaaaggttgaaagccagtgatttttttttctacttgtcaAAAAGTattcaaacaaaaactgaataaCTGCAAATCAGCACACTTACATATACCAAGGGCAGTACTCCGCTGGCTCCTTTAGATTGGCCCCAGTAAGTCCCGAACATGGCATGAAATGAACATCTTTCCTGGGGTTGAACCCAACTTTCTTCAAAAATGGAACAAGTTTCTCCTTACATTCTTCGTACCTATGTGCAAACAGTATAAACATATTGACACTCAATaccatttttttcataaaaccaaataaaatacagtaacaacagtCTCTGTATATAAATGTCCATCTTCTGACCTCTCCAGACTCCAGTTCACTGTTGGATCATCCATTTTGTTTACAAGTACAATCAAATGCTTGACTCCAGCAGTTTTGGCCAACATGGCATGCTCCCGCGTCTGGCCTCCTTTCTCAAAGCCCGTTTCAAACTCTCCTTTCCTTGCAGAGATTACCTTCAGatagaaataatgaaaaatgaattcaGAGTCTGAAGTGAATGAACAGGCAGTAGTTTCTGGTCTGTGAGTGTAAGTCAAGCCTTTTGAGACAGACAAATAGCGCCCTCTGCTGTGTCATTAACACATTCAACCTGCTCACAGCTCAGCAGTGGAGAGGGTTTTTTCCCATGGAGATCATGCTACTCATGCAGGTAGCACGAGTGGATATTTCTCACGGCTCTTTTTGAGTGCCTACTCAATGCTATGACTCACCAGCACTGCCAAATCAGCCTGTGAAGCTCCCCCAATCATGTTGGGCACGAAGCTTTTGTGGCCTGGTGCATCCAGAATGGTAAAGTGCTTTTTCTCGGTCTCAAAGTATGCACGTCCGACTTCCACAGTCTTCCCTTTGTCTCTTTCCTCCTGGTTTGTGTCAAGGGCCCAAGAGAGGTACCTGAGAAAAAACATGAACTATAAAAAACTGCTCCACCTTAAAAGTACTGAAGTGTTATGAGCTTCAGCTGAATTTGGAGGGAATCTGTTTGACTGCCCACAGATGTTTTGGTAAATAAACTTATTAACTAAGCTAATTACCAAGTTTCCCTGTTCTTCTCCTTGGCTTCTCTCTCATACTTCTCCAGAGTTCGTTTATCCACCATTCCTGTTAAATACCTGTGGAGGAGGGGCAGGATATAAGCTATCAGAAACATGGGACGGAAAAACCAACAATATCTGCTAAAAACACTGCGGCAAAATCAACAACTCACATGATTTGTCCTCCAATAGTTGACTTGCCAGCATCTGGAGGAAAATGAGATAAGAGAGAGACAGGGTGAGGCCAGGACAGATAAAATTCTGTTctctaaacacattttaaaagtgttcCCCATGATGCTCTTGAGATATGTATGAACTGAGATGCCTTGAGGGTAACTGATTAATAATAAAGTGGTTATATAACAAATCCAAGCAAATTAGAGCCAAGTGCAAAAAATTGAGATGAATGAAACTGTGACGTTACTGGAACTGCTTATTTTGAGAAACTTAAACGGAAGCtaaagataaaaagttaaaacaccAAAACTGTAAAGAAATGGCATGAAGATCTTGCCAAGATACATATTATAATTCAGTATAACGCCAGCTATATATTAAGGAAtccaaaatgaatgaataatagaaagtctaaactaaaatatattttagttatttatttattgtccttttaaatataatattttttatttattttttttttgtaatcttttcaTAAGAATTAACCCAAAAGTAAACAGTCCTCGAGGAGATAAACTGGACACTGGCATCAAATATATCATGTAAATGCAGTATGCAAACACTAACCGACATGGCCAATAAAGACCACGTTAACATGTTCCTTCTTGGGGGCATTTGGCTGTGTGGGGACTACTTTAGGTGTTGGCACtacttcttcttcctcctccatTCCTTCCTCTTGAGGGGAGTCTTCTTCAGCCTGACCCCCGTCTCCTCCTGGCTCTGCCTCAGCCTGGCTAGGCTCACTCCCTTTCTGCTCCCAGGTGTCACCTGCTGCCATCTCTGCATCGCCGTTCTCCACGGGTGGAGCTGATGTCAAAGGAAACATTATCATTTAACACTGTTTATCCAATCACTGTTGGTCTTGTGCAATAACAGTCGTTTCCTTTCTGACTAATACTGCTGTGTATGCTGTCAACATAACTGTGCCTAAAAGCTATTTTGAACCACAACAAAACGTACAATCAAGATGACATGAAAACAcgataagaaaataaacaaaaacggCTTTTCTTTTGTAATAATGTATCCTTGTGTCTATTAATAAGGTGAAGGTCTGTTGCATGAAATTCCAatctaatgcattaaaaatggcaaacaggctgaatgagaatgcaaatttactctctgacagtaggtggcgctggaGTAGAAACTAAGAAGTTCACAAAACACTATGCAACTTTCCATTTCTCACACCAGCTTCTCACTGAGAAGAATGTGAAACAATATTTGTTTCAAAAAGCCGTTTAGATTTTTTCCTTCACTATGGTGTTTATCAAACTTCACCTAAATACACCATAATTTGGCTAAATACTTGGCTTATGAGTGCCACCTAGTCATGGCTGTATGTAACAGAGGCAGCTCTGAGCTTATGACCACGAGCACGGTTTGTATAAGTTCTTCTGTTCGAGTTCTGCTTAAGCAGAAGCATTAAcatgttcattcaaaataaaatgtttatcacaCTGAACCATTCACACAAAACATCCATCTCGGTGTGAACAGGACTTGTGTTAGATCGTTGGACACTGGAATGCGAGCAAGCACAAGTTACTAGCCACAGACTCATCTGtatgtttattatcattattacaggGATGTGAAGCAAACTGTGGTTGTGTGTCTCAGCATTTACTTACCCTCGGCCTCCGACACTTCCACATTGGCATCTGCGTCGGGACCTGCAGGAATATAAAATGCTTCTTTTTACGGCTGTAATTAAACGGGACGGTCTAGTTACTAAGATTCAACACTTCTACAGACAAAAATCTGCAGTGTGTAATG
Protein-coding regions in this window:
- the LOC109045304 gene encoding eukaryotic peptide chain release factor GTP-binding subunit ERF3A-like; this encodes MDAIDTAPDSWDQEDDGEAQVDEQLNKDFSTSLNVDAKPFVPNVHAAEFIPTFRPKGSTETAEPAGPDADANVEVSEAEAPPVENGDAEMAAGDTWEQKGSEPSQAEAEPGGDGGQAEEDSPQEEGMEEEEEVVPTPKVVPTQPNAPKKEHVNVVFIGHVDAGKSTIGGQIMYLTGMVDKRTLEKYEREAKEKNRETWYLSWALDTNQEERDKGKTVEVGRAYFETEKKHFTILDAPGHKSFVPNMIGGASQADLAVLVISARKGEFETGFEKGGQTREHAMLAKTAGVKHLIVLVNKMDDPTVNWSLERYEECKEKLVPFLKKVGFNPRKDVHFMPCSGLTGANLKEPAEYCPWYIGLPFIPHLDSLPNFNRSSDGPVRLPIVDKYKDMGTVILGKLESGSISKAQQLVMMPNRHTVEVLSLLSDDVETDDASPGENLKLRLKGIEEEEILPGFILCNAENLCHTGRTFDAQIVIIEHKSIICPGYNAVLHIHTCIEEVQITALICLVDKKTGDKSKTRPRFVKQDQVCIARLRTAGTICLETFKDFPQMGRFTLRDEGKTIAIGKVLKLVAEKD